In Gymnogyps californianus isolate 813 chromosome 1, ASM1813914v2, whole genome shotgun sequence, the following are encoded in one genomic region:
- the CNMD gene encoding leukocyte cell-derived chemotaxin 1 translates to MAEGCEKVPIARAGPDDVEQCLPPAYAAAAAPPGPGRLLKAGAAVLIAGALLLLAGAIGAFYFWKATERQVYNVHYTMSINGKVQDGSMEIDAGNNLETFKTGSGSEEAVEVHDFQIGITGIRFAEGEKCYIKAQPKAHVPEVDAMTKASLSSELEDEIMPVRFDENSLIWVAADEPIKHNSFLSPKILELCGDLPIFWLRPTYPKDNQRREMKRNKRQSESNFDTEDLEAATEEVNTRSPTTQLTQELDHQSNETRPMGQETDQTLNPDNPYNQLEGEGMAFDPMLDHLGVCCIECRRSYTQCQRICEPLMGYYPWPYNYQGCRTACRIIMPCSWWVARIMGVV, encoded by the exons ATGGCAGAGGGCTGCGAGAAGGTGCCCATCGCCCGAGCGGGGCCCGACGATGTGGAGCAGTGCCTGCCCCCC GCGtacgcggcggcggcggcgccccccgggccggggcggctgcTGAAGGCGGGGGCCGCGGTGCTGATCGCCGgagccctcctgctgctggccgGGGCCATCGGAGCCTTCTACTTCTGGAAAGCCACCGAGCGGCAG GTGTACAATGTTCACTATACTATGAGCATTAATGGAAAAGTACAAGATGGATCAATGGAAATAGATGCTGGAAACAACTTAGAGACATTCAAAACAGGAAGCGGGAGTGAAGAGGCTGTTGAAGTTCATGATTTTCAGATT ggCATAACTGGAATCCGttttgctgaaggagaaaagtgTTACATCAAAGCTCAGCCAAAAGCTCACGTCCCCGAAGTTGATGCTATGACTAAAGCGAGCCTCTCATCTGAGCTG GAAGATGAAATCATGCCTGTGAGATTTGACGAAAACTCCCTTATCTGGGTGGCTGCAGACGAGCCTATCAAGCATAACAGTTTCCTAAGCCCCAAAATTTTAGAGCTTTGTGGGGATCTTCCAATTTTCTGGCTGCGACCAACATATCCCAAAG ATAAccaaaggagagaaatgaagagaaacaaacGCCAGTCAGAATCAAACTTTGATACGGAAGACTTGGAAGCTGCTACTGAAGAAGTAAACACCAGGTCACCCACCACGCAGCTGACTCAAGAGCTTGATCACCAGTCTAATGAAACCAGACCAATGGGACAAGAAACCGACCAAACACTTAATCCAGACAACCCATATAAT caaCTGGAAGGTGAAGGGATGGCTTTTGACCCCATGCTGGATCACCTAGGCGTGTGCTGCATTGAATGCAGACGAAGTTACACACAGTGCCAGAGAATTTGCGAGCCTCTCATGGGCTACTACCCATGGCCTTACAACTACCAAGGCTGTCGTACTGCCTGCCGAATCATCATGCCCTGCAGCTGGTGGGTTGCTCGTATCATGGGTGTTGTGTGA